From the Candidatus Schekmanbacteria bacterium genome, the window AAATAACTCATTGATTTATAAAGATAAAAATAGAAGCAGAGGAAAATCATTTTATCTTGACAAAGAATGATTTGAATTATATCCTTCTTGTGTTATGAAGTGGGATGAAATGGGATAAATTTTTCATTTTTTTATAAATATGACTAATTACAAAATTACATCATTTACAGGTACTTATAATCATACCCTTGATGCAAAAGGTCGATTTTCAATCCCCTCCAATTATAGAGAAATCCTTAGAACACAGTATACAGAAGAATTGATGATTTTTCAAAGCATCGGTTACAATTATTTGCTTGCATATCCATTTGATGTTTGGAAAACATTTGAAGTCAAAGTTTCTAAATTAAACCCCTTTGACCCTGTTGAAAGAGAAGTAAGACGAATAGTCCTTTCTACTGTAAAATATTGTCCCTTAGACAAAGCTGGCAGAATACTTCTTCCTCCAGAGCATAGAAAGCATGCAGAGATAGAAAAGGAAGTAACGATAAGAGGAGATTTGAGCGGCTTTGAGATTTGGAGCACTGCAAATTGGATTGAAGTTTCTGAAAGCATTAAGAATAATCCAGAAGTTATAAAATGCGCAGCTAAAATATTTGCAGAGTAGAGAAGTTTAAAAATGGGTTATGGAAGAATATCACATACCGGTAATGCTTCAAGAAGTCGTAGATGCTTTTTTACCTGTCAAAGAAGATGTAATTGTAGATGGGACATTGGGGGGAGGCGGGCATAGTGAAGCAATACTTAAAAATTTTTCAAAGAGCAGAATTATCGGGATTGATGCTGACAAGGACGCTCTTAAATTTTCGTTAAAAAGGTTAGCTCCTTATGCAGGGAGAGCAAGAATCATTTATGGAAACTTTAAGGATATTCGGCAGATTTTACATAAGAAAGGAATTAAAGAAGTGGGCGGTATTTTATTAGACCTTGGCGTATCAAGTCGTCAGCTTGAAAATGAAAAAAGAGGATTTAGTTTTTTGAGAAATGGAAAACTTGATATGAGAATGGATAAGGCAATCAATAGAAGCGCCTATGATTTGGTTAACAGTTTGAGTGAGTTTGAATTAAGAGAAATATTAAAAAAATATGGAGAGGAAAAATGGGCTTCGAAAATAGCAAGAAATATTGTTTCGAAGAGGTCTGAAAAAGCAATAGAAACAACGCAAGAGTTATCACAGATTGTTGTAGATTCCATTCCTGCAAAGTATCAGTCTAAGAA encodes:
- the mraZ gene encoding division/cell wall cluster transcriptional repressor MraZ; this translates as MTNYKITSFTGTYNHTLDAKGRFSIPSNYREILRTQYTEELMIFQSIGYNYLLAYPFDVWKTFEVKVSKLNPFDPVEREVRRIVLSTVKYCPLDKAGRILLPPEHRKHAEIEKEVTIRGDLSGFEIWSTANWIEVSESIKNNPEVIKCAAKIFAE
- the rsmH gene encoding 16S rRNA (cytosine(1402)-N(4))-methyltransferase RsmH, whose amino-acid sequence is MEEYHIPVMLQEVVDAFLPVKEDVIVDGTLGGGGHSEAILKNFSKSRIIGIDADKDALKFSLKRLAPYAGRARIIYGNFKDIRQILHKKGIKEVGGILLDLGVSSRQLENEKRGFSFLRNGKLDMRMDKAINRSAYDLVNSLSEFELREILKKYGEEKWASKIARNIVSKRSEKAIETTQELSQIVVDSIPAKYQSKKIHPATKTFLALRIAVNSELENLKTALREAMSVLKKGGRLCVISYHSLEDRIVKQFLLENEKGCICPPEIVKCVCGKNRLLKRVTKKPIRASKEEIEFNPRARSALLRIAEKV